Proteins from a genomic interval of Garra rufa chromosome 4, GarRuf1.0, whole genome shotgun sequence:
- the pus7l gene encoding pseudouridylate synthase PUS7L, protein MERDSLSCFISDHEGFYGTIKNSPQDFVVIEIDINGQLVNSPNVHEEHTKRPSQPSPATKRDKLKQSNVKSDDTDILNQDCFDLNVILGPAVNKELEHFTNKMRVQDNEQEKGELSLGMYPDKHLRAVVHRAVRYNYPFLQTVTNQTEIRVREEPDFKELASLASEGEAEEFFRFIDAKVPGSAFTFLPDDSKEHRTSVHHFVSRRFGKLVETKSFTDQQKTSITVRLRERSKQPRKRTTADCQEEEDEVTLYTAFILRKENLETLEAISYMAAVLGVLPSDFTYAGIKDKRAITFQAMVVKKISPERLLNKVSEFERRGMQISHVRSVSEPLKLGRLQGNHFDLVIRDLKPHGKRELAELQQLVKDAVENVKNRGFVNYYGPQRFGSGSCVQADQVGLALLKEKMEASLKLFFTPEDADDLQNKAKRHFLLTGNAKESLALMPAYKARERLMLRAIHRYGSGEEGCIRGWLSLPHSMRVFYLHSYCSRVWNEAAKYRLQKLGFKPVQGDLVWAGAEKGLRNTEDLNTPQVHVVTFEEEKDDLFSLDQVILPMPGNTVKYPENLLGQWYKDRLAQDGLGSCRFRVTPLKLNVPGCYRPLLAKPQNVTYSLRTTEEPQGQSDETCAPSISLSFDLDASCYATVCLGEVMKCNLS, encoded by the exons ATGGAGAGGGACAGTCTCTCCTGCTTCATATCAGACCATGAAGGTTTCTATGGGACCATAAAAAACTCACCCCAAGACTTTGTGGTTATTGAGATAGACATCAATGGACAACTTGTTAACAGTCCTAATGTTCATGAAGAACATACAAAAAGACCTTCTCAACCAAGTCCAGCTACTAAACGGGATAAATTAAAACAATCTAACGTTAAATCAGATGACACTGACATTTTAAATCAGGATTGCTTTGATCTGAATGTAATCCTGGGTCCAGCTGTGAACAAAGAGTTGGAACATTTCACTAACAAAATGAGAGTGCAAGATAATGAGCAAGAAAAGGGGGAACTGTCATTGGGTATGTATCCTGATAAACACCTAAGAGCTGTGGTCCACAGAGCGGTACGATACAACTACCCCTTCCTCCAGACTGTCACCAACCAAACAGAGATTCGGGTTAGAGAGGAGCCAGACTTCAAGGAGCTTGCTAGCTTAGCCTCTGAAGGAGAAGCTGAGGAGTTCTTCAGGTTCATCGATGCTAAAGTACCTGGTTCTGCGTTCACCTTCCTGCCAGATGACAGCAAAGAACACCGGACTTCAGTTCACCATTTTGTTAGCAGGCGGTTTGGAAAGCTTGTGGAAACCAAGAGCTTCACCGATCAGCAGAAGACTTCTATTACAGTGAGACTAAGAGAGAGAAGCAAACAACCCAGGAAGAGAACAACAGCAGACTGTCAAGAGGAGGAAGATGAGGTGACGTTATACACAG CTTTCATACTGAGGAAGGAGAACTTGGAGACCTTGGAGGCCATCAGCTATATGGCTGCAGTCCTTGGAGTGCTTCCTTCTGATTTTACCTATGCAGGAATTAAAGACAAGCGGGCCATCACCTTCCAGGCCATGGTGGTGAAAAAGATTTCTCCGGAGCG GTTGCTGAACAAAGTCTCAGAGTTTGAGAGGAGGGGAATGCAGATCTCTCATGTCCGTTCTGTTTCTGAGCCCCTTAAGCTTGGCAGACTCCAGGGAAATCACTTTGATCTTGTCATCAGAGACCTGAAGCCTCATGGGAAACGTGAACTTGCAGAGCTGCAGCAGCTTGTAAAAGATGCAGTGGAAAATGTGAAg aaCAGAGGCTTTGTGAATTATTACGGTCCTCAACGATTTGGAAGTGGATCATGTGTCCAAGCAGACCAAGTAGGACTTGCGCTCTTGAAAGAGAAAATG GAGGCTTCTCTTAAGCTGTTCTTCACTCCAGAGGATGCTGATGATCTCCAGAACAAGGCAAAACGTCATTTTCTTCTCACTG GGAATGCCAAGGAGAGCTTGGCCCTCATGCCAGCTTACAAAGCCAGAGAGCGTCTTATGCTCCGTGCAATACACCGCTACGGCAGCGGAGAGGAGGGTTGCATACGTGGCTGGCTCAGTTTACCCCACAGCATGAGGGTCTTCTACCTCCACTCTTACTGTAGCAGAGTTTGGAACGAAGCGGCCAAATATAGGCTCCAGAAACTAGGCTTTAAGCCTGTCCAGGGAGATCTAGTTTGGGCTGGAGCTGAAAAGGGACTCAGAAACACAGAGGACCTAAACACTCCACAG GTCCACGTTGTGACCTTTGAGGAAGAGAAGGATGACTTATTTTCATTAGACCAG GTTATTCTTCCGATGCCAGGAAATACCGTCAAGTACCCAGAAAACTTGCTTGGCCAGTGGTATAAAGACCGACTGGCTCAGGATGGCCTGGGGTCATGCCGTTTCAGAGTGACTCCCCTTAAACTCAACGTCCCGGGATGTTATCGCCCCCTGCTCGCAAAGCCACAAAACGTCACGTACAGCCTGCGGACCACAGAAGAGCCACAGGGTCAGTCAGATGAGACTTGTGCTCCCAGTATATCACTAAGTTTTGACCTGGATGCATCCTGCTATGCTACTGTGTGTCTTGGAGAGGTTATGAAGTGTAATCTTTCATAA